The following proteins come from a genomic window of Luteitalea sp.:
- a CDS encoding proline--tRNA ligase — MTEQRKDTLVTEITPQSEDFSRWYLDVVRRAELADYTMVKGCLAIRPYGYAIWEHMQQALDRRLKATGHVNAYFPLFVPESLLSREADHVEGFAPQVAWVTQGGTETLEERLAIRPTSEAIIGTLYAKWIQSWRDLPVLINQWANVVRWEKKTYPFLRTTEFLWQEGHTAHETEAEAQEETLKILALYKSFAETELAIPVVEGQKTDSEKFAGAVRTYSIEGLMQDGRALQAGTSHMLGQNFARAFEIRFQGRDKSLEHAWTTSWGVTTRLIGAVIMTHGDDSGLVLPPRIAPHQVVIVPISRGNWRESVLPKACEIRDRLVEHGVRVFLDDRDAYTPGWKFAEWEMRGVPLRLEIGPKDIDKSQVVLARRDTREKIFVPIEGLADRVQGLLTEIQDALLVRARAFRDERTLRTSSYAAFKDAMEGRPGFVVAPWCGDAACEASIKAETQATIRNLPFAETEPPQGGCIRCDKPAVAYAWFAKAY, encoded by the coding sequence ATGACCGAACAGCGGAAGGACACGTTGGTAACGGAGATCACGCCCCAGTCCGAGGACTTCTCGCGCTGGTACCTCGACGTCGTGCGTCGGGCCGAGCTCGCCGACTACACGATGGTCAAGGGCTGCTTGGCGATCCGGCCGTATGGCTACGCCATCTGGGAGCACATGCAACAGGCGCTCGACCGCCGGCTCAAGGCGACTGGGCACGTCAATGCGTACTTCCCGCTCTTCGTACCTGAGAGCCTGCTCTCCCGCGAAGCAGACCACGTCGAGGGGTTCGCGCCGCAGGTCGCGTGGGTCACGCAAGGCGGCACGGAGACGCTCGAAGAGCGACTCGCGATCCGGCCCACGTCGGAGGCGATCATAGGCACGCTGTACGCGAAGTGGATTCAGTCGTGGCGGGATCTCCCCGTCTTGATCAACCAGTGGGCAAACGTCGTGCGCTGGGAGAAGAAGACGTACCCCTTTCTTCGCACGACCGAGTTCCTCTGGCAGGAAGGCCACACGGCGCATGAGACCGAAGCGGAAGCCCAGGAGGAGACGCTGAAGATCTTGGCGCTCTACAAGTCCTTTGCCGAAACGGAGCTTGCCATCCCGGTTGTCGAGGGACAGAAGACCGACAGCGAGAAGTTCGCGGGTGCGGTGCGCACCTATTCGATCGAGGGGCTGATGCAGGACGGCCGCGCGCTCCAGGCCGGCACGTCGCACATGCTGGGGCAGAACTTCGCACGGGCTTTCGAGATTCGCTTTCAGGGGCGCGACAAGTCGCTGGAGCATGCCTGGACGACGTCGTGGGGCGTGACGACGCGTCTCATAGGCGCCGTCATCATGACGCATGGCGACGACAGCGGTCTCGTGCTGCCTCCTCGCATCGCGCCACATCAAGTCGTGATCGTGCCCATCTCGCGCGGCAATTGGCGCGAGAGCGTGTTGCCAAAGGCGTGCGAGATTCGAGATCGTCTCGTCGAGCACGGCGTGCGCGTCTTTCTCGACGACCGTGATGCCTACACGCCTGGATGGAAGTTTGCCGAGTGGGAGATGCGGGGCGTGCCGCTACGTCTCGAGATCGGTCCGAAGGACATCGACAAATCTCAGGTGGTCCTCGCGCGGCGCGACACGCGGGAGAAGATATTCGTCCCCATCGAGGGACTTGCCGATCGCGTGCAAGGCCTGTTGACCGAGATTCAGGACGCCTTGCTGGTACGCGCGCGCGCGTTTCGCGACGAGCGCACCCTGCGGACCAGCTCGTACGCAGCGTTCAAGGACGCCATGGAGGGCCGTCCCGGATTCGTCGTCGCTCCTTGGTGCGGCGACGCGGCGTGCGAGGCGTCCATCAAGGCCGAAACGCAGGCAACGATTCGTAATCTGCCGTTCGCCGAAACGGAGCCGCCGCAGGGCGGCTGCATCCGTTGCGACAAGCCAGCCGTGGCTTATGCGTGGTTTGCTAAAGCGTATTGA
- the nadB gene encoding L-aspartate oxidase produces the protein MANLQTDFLILGSGIAALRAAVELAGAGDVLILTKSEPAEGNTGYAQGGIAAAVGADDAPALHAADTIAAGGGLCDEQAVAVLVGEGPRYVRELVDWGASFDRQPDQSLSLAREGAHTVRRVLHARDATGREIGRVLGRRVAAETGVRIVAHSLACGLVIEHGRCRGARFLTEEGTAGCVEAAATLIATGGAGQVYAETTNPEVATGDGIRMAFAAGAMISDLEFVQFHPTVLDVPGAPRFLLSEALRGEGARLVNGAGERFMAREDPLGDLAPRDRVARAIVRERERSGQPVFLSLRHLPADVVHARFPLITDACHMAGLDLARDLIPVSPAAHYVMGGVATDLDGRTSRPGLFAAGEVACTGVHGANRLASNSLLEGLVFGARAGAAMRAAANNVSDWEGPRHVELSLMQRPEGPRSSRTMTTRDVQQLMWSNVGLFRDTAGLGSAVAQLEAAWRGLSGDLPASVEAARHASLLTVAFLMARAAWRRAESRGAHYRLDVPQRDDNAWSKHCGDVLM, from the coding sequence TTGGCAAATCTTCAGACCGACTTTCTCATTCTTGGGAGCGGGATCGCCGCGCTTCGCGCTGCGGTCGAGCTGGCGGGGGCTGGCGACGTTCTCATCCTCACGAAGTCCGAGCCTGCAGAGGGCAACACGGGCTATGCCCAGGGCGGTATTGCGGCAGCCGTGGGTGCAGACGATGCGCCTGCGCTGCACGCTGCTGATACGATTGCGGCTGGCGGCGGCCTCTGCGACGAGCAGGCGGTCGCGGTCCTCGTCGGGGAAGGCCCCCGCTACGTGCGCGAGCTCGTCGACTGGGGCGCCTCGTTCGATCGGCAACCGGACCAGTCTCTGAGCCTCGCGCGCGAAGGGGCGCACACTGTTCGCCGCGTCTTGCACGCCCGAGATGCGACCGGACGCGAGATTGGGCGTGTGCTCGGCCGACGGGTCGCCGCGGAGACGGGCGTGCGCATTGTCGCCCACAGCCTGGCATGCGGCCTCGTAATAGAGCACGGCCGATGCCGGGGTGCGCGGTTCCTGACCGAAGAAGGCACGGCCGGTTGCGTGGAAGCTGCTGCGACACTCATCGCCACCGGCGGGGCGGGGCAGGTGTACGCCGAGACCACGAATCCAGAAGTGGCGACGGGCGACGGTATCCGGATGGCGTTTGCGGCAGGCGCCATGATCTCGGACCTGGAGTTCGTCCAGTTCCACCCGACGGTCCTCGACGTGCCAGGCGCGCCGAGATTTCTCCTGTCGGAAGCGCTGCGCGGTGAGGGAGCACGACTCGTGAATGGCGCCGGCGAGCGGTTCATGGCGCGCGAGGATCCGCTGGGAGACCTGGCGCCGCGCGATCGTGTGGCTCGCGCGATTGTTCGAGAGCGCGAGCGGTCTGGCCAACCGGTCTTTCTCTCGCTCCGGCATCTGCCGGCCGACGTGGTGCACGCGCGGTTTCCGCTCATTACTGACGCATGTCACATGGCGGGCCTCGATCTGGCGCGCGACCTGATCCCCGTGAGCCCGGCGGCGCACTACGTGATGGGCGGTGTTGCCACCGACCTGGACGGCCGAACGTCGCGACCGGGGCTGTTTGCAGCAGGCGAGGTTGCTTGCACGGGAGTGCACGGGGCGAACCGCCTGGCGAGCAACTCGCTCCTGGAGGGCCTGGTGTTTGGCGCGCGCGCCGGTGCTGCGATGCGGGCAGCCGCAAACAACGTCTCGGACTGGGAGGGACCGCGGCACGTAGAACTGTCGCTGATGCAGCGCCCAGAAGGCCCACGGTCTTCGCGCACCATGACCACTCGGGACGTTCAACAGCTCATGTGGAGCAATGTGGGGCTCTTCCGAGACACGGCCGGCTTGGGAAGCGCAGTAGCCCAACTCGAGGCGGCATGGCGCGGGCTGTCCGGTGACCTGCCTGCCTCGGTTGAGGCTGCGCGTCACGCGAGCCTCCTCACGGTGGCATTCCTCATGGCTCGGGCCGCCTGGCGCCGTGCCGAGAGCCGCGGCGCGCACTATCGTCTCGATGTCCCGCAGCGTGACGACAATGCCTGGAGCAAACACTGCGGCGACGTGTTGATGTAA
- the aroB gene encoding 3-dehydroquinate synthase, translating into MHIPVHAGPETGYAVEIENGLLGSLADVMRTVLPEGAPRFVLSSPRIWRLHGAAIAAGLPTSEPILVPDGERAKQLTTVQRVYDALIRANADRSTQLVVVGGGVLGDLGGFAAATFLRGISYVQVPTTLLAQVDSAIGGKVGVNHALGKNLIGAFHHPRLVVSDPLVLRTLSRREFRAGLYEVVKYAVIASRPLFDQLMVGLPQIVARESEVLVPIIAECCRIKAEVVAADEREQGLRRTLNFGHTVGHALEAVTKYRRFRHGEAVAYGMRAAAWLARTRGSLAADAHEALDELLTRMGPLPTVADLSAAACLEAMRHDKKVVRGTLHFVLPVDIGRTAIVTDVTELELATSLREVGLRI; encoded by the coding sequence ATGCACATCCCTGTCCACGCCGGTCCCGAGACCGGCTACGCCGTCGAAATCGAGAATGGCCTTCTCGGTAGCCTGGCCGACGTGATGCGGACCGTCCTGCCCGAGGGTGCGCCGCGGTTCGTGCTCTCGAGCCCACGAATCTGGCGGTTGCACGGCGCGGCCATCGCCGCTGGCCTGCCCACGTCCGAGCCCATCCTCGTACCGGATGGCGAGCGTGCGAAGCAGCTCACCACGGTGCAGCGCGTCTACGACGCCTTGATCCGCGCCAACGCGGACAGAAGCACGCAGCTCGTGGTCGTGGGTGGCGGCGTTTTGGGCGACTTGGGAGGATTTGCGGCGGCCACGTTCCTGCGTGGTATCTCGTATGTGCAGGTGCCAACGACGCTGCTCGCGCAAGTGGATAGCGCGATTGGCGGTAAGGTCGGCGTGAACCATGCGCTTGGCAAGAACCTCATTGGCGCCTTTCATCATCCCCGACTGGTGGTATCGGATCCGCTCGTTCTTCGCACGCTGTCGCGACGCGAGTTCCGCGCGGGGCTGTACGAGGTGGTCAAGTATGCGGTCATTGCGAGCCGGCCGCTCTTCGACCAGTTGATGGTGGGACTGCCACAGATCGTCGCACGGGAGTCGGAGGTGCTCGTGCCGATCATCGCCGAGTGCTGCCGCATCAAAGCGGAGGTCGTCGCCGCCGACGAACGCGAGCAAGGGCTGCGGCGCACGCTCAACTTTGGCCATACAGTCGGGCACGCCCTCGAGGCGGTCACGAAGTATCGACGGTTCCGCCACGGCGAGGCAGTAGCCTACGGGATGCGCGCCGCCGCGTGGCTCGCGCGCACGCGCGGGTCACTCGCCGCCGACGCTCATGAAGCGCTCGACGAGCTGCTGACTCGAATGGGCCCGCTTCCCACTGTGGCGGATCTCTCGGCGGCAGCCTGTCTCGAAGCCATGCGACACGACAAGAAGGTGGTACGCGGCACGCTCCACTTCGTGCTGCCGGTAGACATCGGGCGTACAGCGATCGTGACCGACGTGACGGAGCTGGAGCTCGCAACGAGCCTCCGCGAGGTCGGCCTGCGAATCTAA
- a CDS encoding Uma2 family endonuclease, with protein MAAQMLAREAPARWWVDVAPEIRRWSRDEYQRAGELGIFGPAERLELIAGEVVRKVTPQRSMHAAAVQRVNEAFQRYVGPARSVRVQLPLGLGDDSEPEPDIAVVKRVPDGHASAHPTTALLIVEVSDTTLRFDRMTKASLYAREGIADYRILNLPDRVLECHRAPAPMADQPFGYHYRSITRHTEDEQVTPLFGGPPVLVRDLLPLV; from the coding sequence ATGGCTGCGCAAATGCTCGCGCGCGAGGCCCCCGCGAGGTGGTGGGTGGATGTGGCGCCGGAAATTCGGCGCTGGTCGCGCGACGAATATCAACGTGCCGGAGAGCTCGGCATCTTTGGTCCTGCCGAACGGTTGGAGTTGATCGCCGGAGAGGTGGTACGTAAAGTGACCCCTCAGCGCAGCATGCATGCGGCCGCGGTTCAGCGTGTGAACGAGGCCTTTCAACGCTATGTTGGGCCTGCGCGCAGCGTTCGTGTCCAGCTACCTCTTGGGCTTGGCGATGACAGTGAGCCTGAGCCGGACATCGCCGTGGTTAAGCGGGTTCCCGACGGTCATGCTAGCGCCCATCCAACGACCGCGCTGCTTATCGTTGAAGTCTCAGATACGACGCTCAGGTTCGATCGCATGACAAAGGCCAGCCTGTACGCACGTGAGGGGATCGCTGACTACAGGATTCTCAACCTACCAGACCGCGTACTCGAGTGCCATCGTGCCCCAGCGCCGATGGCCGATCAGCCTTTCGGATACCACTATCGCAGCATCACACGACACACCGAGGACGAGCAGGTGACGCCGCTTTTCGGCGGTCCACCAGTTCTCGTTCGCGATCTTCTTCCTCTGGTCTGA